GGGCCTAACTTCGAGATTAATACATCTGTGAGTATATCTATGTACATCGAACCCTCGATAACCTCTCCGGAATCCTCTACGGAATTATATATTACCGAAACCAATAGTGTATGTCTATATTTGTGTAGAGGGCGCTCTATGCGGAGGGGCAAAACTTTCTTTTCACACTGTATCGTTACcattataaaacgaaaaaaagattgttATGATTCAATAGCAATTCATTTTGCTGAGTTACcagtttgaagaaaaactcGGTCGAATCGCTCAGAATTTTATAGCAATCGGATTAATCAccggaaaaatgataaattcggAATTAACAAAGAATGAGGTTATGGTGCTTTTTTTTAGGAGCTGAACTTATTAGGCGCTCACTCTGTTTTAACTGATTTCCAGTCTCATTCAACTTTTTGAGCAAAAATTGAAGATAATTCAATGTTGTGATGACCGCTGAGAAATGACAATTTCTGCAGTCGACGCAGCAGGCTAGTGACTATTTTAATTAAAGTTTGCTGCCAGGCGCCACCTTTATTCGCACCCTACAAGATCGTTCATTCGATCGTTTTTCCCCGCCCCCGTTCGCACTTATTCTTTCGCTCGCCCCATACAAATCCACGCACGAAAATATATCGTTTGGAATCGAATATCGCAATTAGTGTGAGAATCGAGTAGTTTTTTAAGTATTCGTGAGCGTGAGACCGATCTCGTAGAATCAAAACTTTTTACGCTCGCTGTCAAGACTTTgctattcgaaataaaatacggttaaaaaacgaaatttataTCATTAAATATTCAACCGAGAACACTCTGtagatgaataataaaaacctGAGAATTCTGTACGATGAAACTGATTTAACCGCAatcacgaaattggagaatcgtACAATCGTTTTTTATTACTCATCCTGATTAGAACATTTCGTGATCCATACATAAATGTACGGAGGAAAACGTAATTCATGCTCCTTTTCTTCAGAATCATTTCTTGACCCCGCGATCATCCTTTGGACACAAAATTTTCCCGGTGCGTGTACGATTGGATGATCTCTGGTTGCTTcggtgaggaaaaaataacggAATAATGCGAAAATTAAGCTTTTATTCGCTCAACGTTAAAACCCGAAccaaaagtaagcaattcgtgaaatttttcgaatgttttcTCTTCTACTTTACTGACATCTTTCGTATCTCGGCGACGATTTAATCATATcaatcaaaattggtgattggCCCCAAACCATTTCAGAAGTGTCTTGATCTGCTTACGTGAAAATAGTTGTAATGCAGAAATCATCTGACCCCCTCACAATTTTCGTAACATGACAGTGACATCTTACGCGGAGAGTCTGAATTTGATGCTCTGCGACACTGCGTAGAACGTCGCTTTTATCGGCTGTTCTATCAAGCGAAACGCGACGGCGATAACGTCGATCACTCGACGtcagaaataattaaaatcgTTATTTCCCATCGTTGTCTTTTGCAAAAATTGTCTGCCGCAATTCCTTCTTGCAATGTGtcatcaaaataaatattaataattacaAATCAGATATAATGAAAGAATATTACGTTTTACGTACCGATGAAATCGTTTTCTTGAATATTCTTAGTCAAATATGTCTAACCTATCAAATGGAAAATATAAAGTTCGTTTCAACAAGTCTTTATTTGCATTTAGAAACATTTTCGATACTaccatttgcatttttttgatGGTAGtcaatatatatgcatatgtaTTTGTATATagaatacatatataaattattaGAATACAGTACTCTTAGGACATGCATTCAGCGATGAGACATCAAACGCACTGTCAATTTCAACACTCCATTAGGCAGATGTACACaatatttgacaattttaTCATCGGCCTTCACAATCGGATCCAAAACACTTGATAGACCTATATTTCGACTTTAACCAAGAACTTGTATTTTTTACTGCGAATGAGAATtatcccattgaaaaatagagGCTAAGAATCATTGTCATAAAGTAtaggaaaattattgaatccaCAAAAGATTAAAGCTGTGACGTAACGTGTCCTCAAACATTTCGAACCTTGCTGCAAATTCGAGTCatgcaaatatgaaaatttgctaTTTTACATAACGTTTTCTGGTCATTTTCACACAtttctttcctcctttttcaTATAAAACTCTTCGCAGATTCGTTCTACTTTGACAAAACGCATGAATTCATGCGAGAATAGTTAAAGGGCCATTGATTTTATgtacaaatataaaatttatgtgtatttatatatgtaatCGATGACGAGGCCCTTGAAGCTTCACAACTTCACCGATTATGGACATCAAAATGTGATACAATAAGGTTTGGATTTTTGCGAACTTGTCTTATATGTACAATTCCAGTCACCGTAACACACATTTAAACATTTCCATTATCAATTGTCATACGTTCAATCATCTCTTAGGACGCTTGCGATCAAACGTTTTTCTTAGTTGCTTAGTCTCTTAAAGAGATTGGGAAATCTTGCTCGAAGCTTACCGGGTAATTTGATCTGAAATTCCTTCAAGAGCTATTACTAATTTGATGAGTGATCCTCCAAAATACGTGTTTTTACGCATCGTAAATGGAAATAGTTAAAGCTCCTCGAGGCTTGTCAAAAGCTTGGAAAAGTATCAACTTCGAATAACAATGATTCAAAAAACTTACACAGAaataacttaaaaaaaaaaataattttaggacAACGAACGTAAAAGTattggaaggaaaaagaagaaatttccaaagaattaaaaatttttcaatttctcggCATTATTGTTGCTGCAAATCGTTTACAAAATCGTCAAAAATGGTTGAATCCTTTAGGGACTTAAAAATGAATTGGACGGTTATGCTGAAGTAACGCTTGAGCTCGATTCTTCCAACGACTCATTCATCGACCTTCTTTATTAAGTGTATAGTCCACTTTTCTTGTATAACCGGTCCAAGTATTTGTTAACTTAATGACTAATATGTCGAATCATAGTAATTGTTAAAACGAATTCACTCCAAGCACGCAGTCGTTTCCATTTTGTATGTTCTGTTTTAAAATCTTACTTCGCAACCGGTATTTTGGCACGTAACTTTTTAGTATTCAAAGCCATGACTGATGTAATAGGAATCAGTCAGTTGTTGTGTCCGAGCGGCTTTGCAGCGACCTGCTGTGCTGTTTGCTCATAACTCAACGATTTTGTCTGcttaaatatataaaaaaaaaaaaattgacgagaatAAATAATGATCATTCGGTAATTGTTCCGCTGACACGATTATTGTCACTGCGCATTCGACGTCACTCTGTTTTCATCACTGAGTTTGAGAAGCTGGTCTCATTTAGACTATAAACTTTCACAGCTTTTGGATCAAGTAACTTGGACTTCaatggaaaattgatttttcagatACGAAGAGTTTTACCAACAGAGAATCTCTTCGTTATCGTAcagaaaagagcaaaatagGGTACATTCAATTCCGTTAAAATTACGCTAATAGAAAACTTTGCTGAATTATTGAGAACTACGCAAACATGATTTTGGTGTAAAACATCGGTCTGCAAAGGGTTGAATGTGACGGTGCTTTTGTTTCGACAAAAGAGCCGATTTTGCAGAATTTTGATAATGTTGGTCTCTCGAGTCTCACAGACTTAATGGACAGCAAGGAAATGTTTGAACCCCAAAGCTCTCGGAAAAGCAAAATAGTGGGAATGGAAtagcaaattaaaaaaaaaattctaatcgAGGGTTTAAGCCTAAATACCAAAACTCCAAAAATGAGCCAGTACAATTCAGAACATTATCAGTTCGCCAATTTTTCATACCGATCACATAAATAAACTGACTAATTTTTCACACCCGAGCACTctcacacacatacacagaaTTGAAGGAAATGTAAAGCCGTCAACGTCTTGTTCCCCAAACCAGGTTTTATAATGTAACCTCAAGTGTTTCAACATCGGATTTCACTTcgccgaagaaaaaaaaataccgtcGGTCGTACAGGgaaaaattgagatatttactATTAGGTCAAAAACTGTTAATTTCGATTAtccattcaaattttcagctcgcatctcaacacttatttttttataattcgaaTTCGGGAAATGTATAAGAGTGTTTTTCTGACATTCCAAAAATGGATCGCTCGCGACTTTCTAtacgattttgttttttcagaaAACGTTGATCGGTGGATGCTCGTGCTGCTGAGATTTCGCGTGGACTGttatttcgacgattttgAACGACCGATGTTATTAAATCCTTATAACGATTCGGATCGACGGTAAACGAATAAGCCAGCAAAATAATTCGCCGAAATGTTCGAGTTTGGATTGTTCCTTCGCGTTCAATTGCAGGACAAAAATTGGTGTTGAAAATAAGAGCGAACGTCGCACTACTCGCGTGCTCAATAATCTTTGCAATTCTCctgtgtttcttttttcataatcAATTTCCATGAACGTACGTTGCAGGCAGTTTTTCAGCTCCTCCGAACTTTTCAGTAGAAACGCTTTCTACTTTTCTCTTGGTGTTTTTGGTAAAACATTATTCCAACTACGATACAGGCTATGAGACCCAGCGCCACGACGAGCATAATGAAGAACACTTTGATGCCGCTGGCCGACGACGGTTTCGGATCTTCCACGCGCTCTGCAACGACAAATCAAATCGTGGATTAGAGTTAGTCAGATTTTTCTTCACCATTACAATGGACAACGATCAAGGCCGTGTTTGCTTATTTTACCTCTGGGCGATTCGAAGAATTCAGCTGACGGCATTATCTTGGAACGATCTTCATCCGTTTTCGCCTGTGGAATAAAATTCGTCGAGTGAACTTTAAAATATACAGAACTTTCAACTCCGAAGCTAATAGCTTCAAACAACACCTTAATCGCCTCGTAATTACCCTCGCAATGTATTTTTGATGGTTTCTTTATCGTTTCTATTTTACCTTGATTCATAGCTAATTATTCAGTTTCAGCTAATATTCATCAGCTAATTATTCaggattattgaaaaatcggtAAAATGAAATACTCACATCGTCTGCCAAATCCAACTCAAACAGACGAATTGATATCACGTCATGATTATCGGACAAATCACCCGTAGTCGCTGAAACTCCGAAGTAATATTCGGTCGGCAGTTTAATACCTTTTACCTGGAAGCACTCTTGCCACGCTTCTTTATTGGCGATATCCGTTGAGACTgtaaggagaaaaaatgaatatttatgtGGCAGGATACTATGATAAGTtgtgtaaataaaatatttttggccTTTATCGCTTTTTTACGGTTTAATAGAGCTCTTAAGAAAACGGATTggggaaatttttcataaaaaattcatcattaaAGATGATCGAAATTCATTCTCTTTTTTGTTCAAGAgctattccatttttttatttcattaggTTTGGATCGTCACGACTTAGACAGGCTCACCTTTGAAAAACCAAATGATCAGAAATATATTGGGTAATTtcaaacattaaataaaaagagTAGAAATAGTTGGTAAAGTGGAGGAAAGAACAAAAATGATGACAAATAATTTTTggtaaaattgaatatttttacccGTCAGCGTATCGGCTTCGTATCTGATGGCAATGTGAGTGTCATGGTCGAGATTTCGGAATTTGGCATCGCAGCCTGCCAGCTGGGTGTGAGTACCATCACGATCATGGTCATAATGCAGCGTGCCATTGTTGACCATGGCTGATATATACGGATGCTGATGCTGTTGAAAGGAAAAGTTATCAACAAATTGCAGGAATTTTTTTGGATAAGTCAACAAAAAGCTCATATTTTGAATCAGGCTTACATTATGAGCACCATTATGATTACTGTAAGTGTCCAATATAACGGCAAGTCCATGGAAACGATCTTCGTTTCCAAATACAGGGCCTTGGTGCATTCTATTTTTAGCGTACCAAATAGCAAGTCCATCGCCATACAAATCTTTTCCTTTTCCATGGACTTTGAAGTGAACTTGTAACTCCCAATTTCTCACTTTGCATGGCTGgaagtgaggaaaaaaattttcttttcacgtGAATTCAGTTGATCGAAAAGAATCTCTGgcattattaattatcaatacGAATTTCTGAAGGTAGAGATAACGTAAAAGCAAATACGTTGAACGTGAACATTCTTCTGGTAAAGTAAATTTCTATTGTAAAATAGAGATCTTGAGAGCAGAATGACTCATCAAATATGAaactatatagaaaaaattttttttttcatagcatACACTGAAGATGCTTTTAATCTGAATTCATACAGTGTGAAAATAGCCTTTCAAGTAAAAGTTGATCATTTCTAAATATATCGATAATAAATGTACTTACGACAGAATTCCATATAGCACCTTGTTTACTTTGTTCATCAGGGGTCAACCTCACAAAATTATTTGTAACTACCGTATTTCCCAAAAAATCCCAGTAGGGAATGGTAACTCCTAATCCtgagaacaaaaataaagtagTTTTTTCTTTGGTTAAATGACATGTGCAGACCCAAaagaaaatatagaaaaaaatatttacgatttaTAACCTTAAAGGAAAAGATTGACACGTTTTGCGGAACGTATACTTGAAATGAAACTTTAAAACATATTGTAAATTAAAACATTAATTTTACCTTGATAGGGTCGTATCAACGAATGTTCTCTTTTCATATAATCTTTGGTATTCCATTCCGCAGCATCAACGGCAAGAAGGATGCCGATTGTCAGGATATAAGAAAAGTGCAAGAAACCCATTTCGTTcgcataaaaatttgaaaaaatttttagtattttttactttataaTATTCGATTTTGGTTAACCGCCGTGTTCACTCCGCGAATGGCCTCACACAATTTAGAGATTCTTATCTACGCATTAATCCAAGTCCACAAATATATTaaacatgtaaaaaaaatatgaacaaagTTTCGAGTGGGTAAACGCCAGTTGTACACTCCCGTTCaacgtgcgtgtgtgtgatgTGTGACGCTGTGAATTTACCAAtcatgaagaaatacgtgcGCAACACTGCGTGATTTCGGACAATGGAACTGTATAATAACCGCGCGCGATGACACTCGTGCTCAGTCGGTCAAAGTTCGTTCAATGCTGCATTTTTTCGTATTACCTGCGATATAGTTCGCCCTGTTCGCCGTTATTCAAACGTTGTCGCTACCTGTCAACTTACCGAAGATGTGGATCGCGTTCGCGCAATTGCAAAATTTCTCactgtttaaacaatttttatagTGTTCAACATTATTCCACCTGCATGGAGGATCTTATCGTAATCTTATCTTATAgctttttatcgtgaaatgcattttcaaaaagtttcgtaATTCTACGACACAAAACAGGTGTGGATTGAATCATCGATaatcttgaaatatttcatttaagTTTTCGTATAAGAGATCACGTTTCAAATACGATTATTCTGTCTCGTGATATCGAGAATTATTGAgtgttggagaaaaaaaaagttgaaacatGAGTCAACAAAAGGAATTCAAAGATAAAGAGTGATCGGAATAAACAGGAAAGTTGAATGTCCCGTAAATCTAAACAATTGTATTTCAAACTGTTATTTACAAGGGATTTTCATTCGCTTCTATATCGTTCATAATAtgcatgattttcaatgtatATTAGAGTCAACATGTgtgtcatttcgaacgttcatatgtGATGCGTTCTTTGCAGAGGGGCGAAATTTTTTGAGTTCTCGAAAAGCAAATTAAACTTTGACTAAATTAAATAAAGCATACAAGTATTTTGGAATCTAACGAAAAATCACGTTTCTGTATTAATTTTTCGTattagagaaaaatcgaaacgaaCAAATATGCTGCGAAATTTGGCGCACAatccaaattatcaagaagTTCGTTCCTATAACGATCAACGATGAATTGAGCGTCTTGCGATGCCTTTAAAAAATGCTTCAATCCTTTACAGATAGTCAAAATGGTGCAACGTTGAAAATGAAGAGCCCTTTTCCACGTGGCTCATTTTCGGCCATTCTATAGGGCTGTCCCTTACTCTTAACGTTGTTCCCTCGCTTTAGGAGGTCCAAActtcgaaacgattttctattGATCGTACGACCACACGTTCGTTCGTGGAATCCGTTCATAATTTGAGCTAACGCACGAATATTATAATCCTCCGAACCTCTAACACTTCGTCGTGTTATGacgcttaaaaaaaatacgctcCATACTTACGTGAAATAAGCGATCTGCGAATCTTTGTTCAGATTTTGCGTCTTCCCGAAAATTCTAACCTATATTTCGTTGAAGAAAAAGTGTTCGTTTTTTATCAACTCCCGACTTCCCGCAGGGCCAAAAAGACATGCGTTTCACTCAGTGGGTGGGGGTATATTCCTTTGTCGccagttttctcgaaaacggtgatAGTTGTCTTGACTAATTTTTGACATAACTTTCTATATATGCCGGACAGTGTTCTTATTTTTGTAGTACGTCAAGATTCATcgcgaactttttttttatctaatttTTCACTACTTCAATTCACGAAAACTTCGGAAATCCCGTTTCAACattccaatttatttcaataaatcttACGTCGTATTGCTGGAATATAGGATGGAGCGTAACAACCATAAATCTCTTGAAGATCGTGTCGAAATAAATAACAGAGATGTGGTTTTGTGTGTGAATATATCAGTGCGTCCGTAAAAATGAGCTTCTCGAACCGATAGAATATCGTAACTTCGAGCCAGTCGCGTTTGGGACGCGCTTCTGGTACAAACTGTAGCAACGGGTACGTAAACAACGACGTGCTATcctcaaaataataatcactTCACTATAGACGATCTGTGACGAGTGTGAGCACGTGTGTCATCGTTCGATCTTAGTGCTCAGTGTTTCAGTGACCGTTGTGTTTGACAGTGCTTTGTTTCGTTCTAGGACCTGCTGCGATATTCTCGTGTTGTTTTAATATTGTCATTAGGACGAAGTTTTATCAAGTGAGTATTATCAACATGCTGCTGCGGTTTCGTGTCAAACTTTATGAcacttttattataaatttagtTGGCAGTGtagattatgaaaaaaacatgacGCCGTTGCGTCTTGAGGAGGAAAACAAATATGCTTCGACTTTTTTCCGTGGAGAGTTGATGtgataattataaaaacaataaaaaatcgaaagttttttcaagCTTATCGCGAAATCGTAACGCTTCTGTTATTTCGTTAGAAGCAgttcaaaacatttttgtgACTCACTAGAAAAACAGAATCTTAAACAAACACCATCCGTACAGTCAGGTTCAAAATAAGTCGATAAAAGTCGCTTCTTCTCTCGATGACTGTTTTggcaattttgagaaatcaTCTTATAAGTTGGTTCAGCCAAGGTTGACGGCTTTTGAACGAAATTTGTTGCGCCGAAAATGGGCCTGTTCAATCAAGATTTTGAAACCGCGACGAGAAAATTCATCGCGCGCATGACTTTTTGGGCATGACTGCAAATAGCGTGTATCTCGAAAATTCTCGGAAACgtcattcattattttgagcGAATCGTCGGTAATTTCAACGATTCGAATAACCAATTATGCAGAGAATTTTGAAGattcttgaaataaaaaagcaattttttccctcaaatttTGCGACGCGCGTCGTGTTGAccataaaaaatggaatttgatTCGAAACATGACGTCACCGTTCAAATGACACACGTAACCCGACGTGCACCAAATTACACGTAATGAGTTTCGATCGAGCCGAAGAATCTctgtctcttttttctctcagacATGTTGAAATAACGTTACGTCGATAAGAATCAGAGACTGGGAAttgttataatataaaagtgaaaaaaaaacgaaaattcttgATAAAACCGAATCCGATCGAATCGATCGTTGCACTACGATTTCGTGAAAAGATTTTCGCCACACGTAATAAATCATATCGATTCTACAATCTCCTCCAAGTGGATTCCGAATTCAAGGGCTTATTAAAAATgcagtgaaatttttaaagtggATTGTAAAAATAGAGTGCAATTATTATAAATGGAATATTCAAAGTACaataagaaaaaacgtatgaaaattttgaaaataagtgTCCGtcggtttttttaaattttgcaatGATTAACGTCGACCTTGCTTGATTCCCGACATGAAATTTTCCCAATACGTCAACGATATGATcgttaatttttcaacttccCTCATTTCGTGTCACTCGACAAAAAATTGTTGGTCTAACAATAGCCGACTTATCGCATTAGTGCGgcggaaatattttcatatttttctttgaaaaataaagaattcattcgaatcggttttcctgagaaaaaagttattttttgcTTTCGAGATAAATGATGTGACAAACGCATCGAAATGGTAGGCTACTTTTGTCCTTTTTCAAGCCCGTTAAAAATTTCTCCATTACgccaatttttatgatctAACTGAAATCAAGGATAGCAGGAAGCCTAATTTTACTCGCGCGTTCTCTCGTAGAGGTCAATGCGTCCGTAACTTATTTATATTGAATTATATTTCTCGGGCACCTTTCATGGTCGGTTGAGGTCGTTATCATTGGATGAAATCTTGATTCGCTCTGGTGACAAGTGACCGTTGACTGTCTCCTTAAGTGCTCGCGTATACACATGCCTCTCCACGTAGATAAATATGCACACGCGAGTGCGAAAGTTCGAGCGCCGATTTGGGAGGATGCGGAGAAAAGGTTACGTCACTTTGTGTACATGCGGACGAGCAGGAAGAGTCGCACGCCATTTTCAATCCAATCTCAATTCTCGGACACGGGGCATCGTATTTTTCGAATTCCTGAAAACCCTCGATTTTCTCAAATCTTACTGAACGCAAAGCACGCAAGTTCTCGGTAAAACTCACCGGCCAATATCTTTGTTTATCTCAAATAATCCGATCGCGAATGCGGCGACTCGAGCCGACTGTGAATCCTGGGGCATAGTCCATCCAGTTGAATCGGAGATATCCGATGGTTACGTAAATTCTGTAAACCATTCGatgaaagaaatgagaagtaaaaaattgccgttattgcaatataaactggggatCAATTGGGAAGCTTGAACACTTTTATCGTTCGAAGTGTACttttttatcgatgcacaataattttttttaatttacgcaATTAAACCCGCAgcgacactggtgcaaatttgcacttggattattcaaaactttttatatttcattcacCGATGTATGAAATTAACCTtgcaacgagactttttaggggtaacaATTATTTAATGAACGAGTACaatcattggaaaaattgaaaaataaatatttattgtatTAAAATGGCCAAACTGAAGAAAGAAATTCTCAAGTTCTTTCAAGatcattttctcaattccctcctCTGCTTGCATACTtttgatccatcagttctagaagagccctgatttttatttgaatgaggaATTTGAATGAGAAGCGATGggtcggacaagtacttttaacgcgtatttaaacataatttgtaccgattcaaaatcgacgtcgaatgttgCCAGGAGATCCTGAAGGTCTGAGAagcatcgattttattataaaagtctctgccatcatttatttacctttgaggtgattttttttggatttgaacgcttCTTATGACAATTTCGTAA
The window above is part of the Venturia canescens isolate UGA chromosome 5, ASM1945775v1, whole genome shotgun sequence genome. Proteins encoded here:
- the LOC122411533 gene encoding vesicular integral-membrane protein VIP36, with the translated sequence MGFLHFSYILTIGILLAVDAAEWNTKDYMKREHSLIRPYQGLGVTIPYWDFLGNTVVTNNFVRLTPDEQSKQGAIWNSVPCKVRNWELQVHFKVHGKGKDLYGDGLAIWYAKNRMHQGPVFGNEDRFHGLAVILDTYSNHNGAHNHQHPYISAMVNNGTLHYDHDRDGTHTQLAGCDAKFRNLDHDTHIAIRYEADTLTVSTDIANKEAWQECFQVKGIKLPTEYYFGVSATTGDLSDNHDVISIRLFELDLADDAKTDEDRSKIMPSAEFFESPRERVEDPKPSSASGIKVFFIMLVVALGLIACIVVGIMFYQKHQEKSRKRFY